In Agrobacterium tumefaciens, a single genomic region encodes these proteins:
- a CDS encoding TrkH family potassium uptake protein: MNSNLLRSVIYVASIFGLYLATAMFLPALTDLYYGNDDWMVFALSGFMCGGFALACALATRGPITSFNKRFGFLLVNLLWLVFSIVGAVPLYLSELDLTPGQAFFESVSAITTTGSTAISGLDHAPQGILLWRSLLCWLGGIGIVALGLFILPLLRVGGMTFFRMESSDTGNDRPFARLASFTRAFVAIYIVMTIACTVAFDFAGMSHFDALNHAMSTVATGGFSTHDASFAYFDNTALLWIATIFLIFGSLPFSVMILLAVRRRLETLRDPQIAVFLGYLCAISIAVGVYHHFRNGVPLDDALSHSFFNMTSILSTGGFASDDYTLWGPFVVVVAFFATFMGGCSGSTAGGIKAYRFLIIFNVARAGLKKLIYPNAVYSVRYGQQVVDPETIRTIFLFISCFIALWIAGSLAMSLMGYDFLTATSAVATSLANVGPGIGPIIGPAGNFSTISEPALYLLSVLMLLGRLEILTVLVLLMPIFWRS; the protein is encoded by the coding sequence TTGAACAGCAACCTTCTGCGCTCGGTCATCTATGTGGCGTCCATCTTCGGGCTCTACCTCGCGACGGCCATGTTCCTGCCCGCGCTCACCGATCTTTATTACGGCAATGACGACTGGATGGTGTTTGCGCTGTCGGGTTTCATGTGCGGCGGCTTCGCGCTGGCCTGCGCGCTCGCAACCCGCGGGCCCATCACCTCCTTCAACAAACGTTTCGGTTTCCTGCTCGTCAACCTTCTCTGGCTGGTGTTTTCCATCGTCGGCGCAGTCCCGCTTTATCTTTCCGAACTCGACCTGACGCCCGGCCAGGCGTTCTTCGAATCCGTTTCGGCCATCACCACAACAGGATCGACCGCCATATCCGGGCTCGACCACGCGCCGCAGGGCATTCTCCTCTGGCGGTCGCTGCTCTGCTGGCTCGGCGGTATCGGTATCGTGGCGCTCGGTCTCTTCATCCTGCCGCTCCTGCGCGTCGGCGGCATGACCTTCTTCCGCATGGAATCATCAGATACCGGCAACGATCGGCCCTTCGCGCGGCTGGCAAGCTTCACCCGGGCTTTCGTGGCGATCTACATCGTCATGACCATCGCCTGCACGGTGGCCTTCGATTTTGCCGGCATGTCGCATTTCGATGCGCTGAACCATGCCATGTCGACGGTCGCGACCGGCGGGTTTTCCACCCACGACGCCTCTTTCGCCTATTTCGACAATACCGCCCTTTTGTGGATTGCCACCATCTTTCTGATCTTCGGCAGCCTGCCCTTCTCTGTCATGATCCTGCTTGCCGTGCGCCGCCGGCTGGAAACGCTGCGCGATCCGCAGATCGCCGTCTTCCTCGGCTATCTCTGCGCGATCTCGATTGCAGTCGGCGTCTATCATCATTTCAGGAACGGCGTGCCGCTGGATGATGCGCTCAGCCATTCCTTCTTCAACATGACCTCGATCCTCTCGACCGGCGGTTTCGCCAGCGATGACTATACGCTCTGGGGTCCCTTCGTCGTTGTCGTCGCCTTTTTCGCGACCTTCATGGGTGGCTGTTCCGGCTCGACGGCGGGCGGCATCAAGGCCTATCGTTTTCTCATCATCTTCAACGTGGCGAGAGCCGGCCTCAAGAAGCTGATCTATCCGAACGCCGTCTATTCCGTGCGTTACGGCCAGCAGGTGGTCGATCCGGAAACCATCCGCACCATTTTCCTCTTCATCAGCTGCTTCATCGCACTTTGGATCGCCGGCAGCCTCGCCATGAGCCTGATGGGCTATGATTTCCTCACCGCCACCTCGGCGGTTGCAACGTCACTTGCCAATGTCGGCCCCGGCATCGGCCCGATCATCGGCCCGGCCGGCAATTTTTCCACCATCAGCGAACCGGCGCTCTATCTCCTGTCGGTGCTGATGCTGCTCGGGCGTCTGGAAATCCTGACGGTGCTCGTGCTTCTCATGCCTATTTTCTGGCGCAGCTGA
- the ilvA gene encoding threonine ammonia-lyase: MNFNGLTIVDKQLVEAARREVREIFPETPLQLNEHLSRRYGASIWLKREDLSPVRSYKIRGAFNFLRKAVAKAGKDKVFVCASAGNHAQGFAFACRHFGVHGVVFMPVTTPQQKIEKTRIFGGEFIKIRLVGDIFDQCYAAARQHVQDNYGYMVPPFDHEDIIEGQATVAAEIMDQLPEGTKPDIVVMPVGGGGLSAGLTGFLAGTVKKENFVFCEPEGAPSLKKSLERGEPVTLNKIDNFVDGAAVARIGDLNFKALKDFPAEQVMLIPENAICVTIIEMLNLEGVVLEPAGALSIAALEKLGRERLEGKTVIAVVSGGNFDFERLPDVKERAMRYTGVKKYFILRLPQRPGALRDFLNLLGPDDDIARFEYLKKSARNFGSILIGIETNAQENFAGLLERFEAAGLGYEDITENDILSNLII, translated from the coding sequence ATGAATTTCAATGGATTGACTATCGTGGACAAGCAGCTTGTGGAAGCAGCGCGGCGGGAAGTGCGGGAGATATTCCCGGAAACGCCGCTGCAGTTGAATGAACATCTCAGCCGTCGGTATGGCGCGTCGATTTGGCTGAAGCGTGAAGATCTGTCCCCGGTTCGTTCCTACAAGATTAGAGGCGCATTCAACTTTCTGCGCAAGGCGGTGGCCAAGGCTGGCAAGGACAAGGTTTTCGTCTGTGCGTCGGCCGGCAACCATGCCCAGGGCTTTGCTTTCGCCTGCCGCCATTTCGGCGTTCACGGCGTTGTTTTCATGCCGGTGACGACACCGCAGCAGAAGATCGAAAAGACCCGCATCTTTGGCGGAGAATTCATCAAGATCCGTCTGGTGGGCGACATATTCGACCAGTGTTACGCCGCGGCGCGTCAGCATGTGCAGGACAATTACGGCTACATGGTGCCGCCTTTCGACCATGAGGATATCATCGAGGGTCAGGCGACGGTCGCCGCCGAGATCATGGATCAGCTGCCGGAAGGCACGAAGCCTGACATCGTCGTCATGCCTGTTGGTGGTGGTGGTCTTTCCGCCGGCCTGACCGGTTTTCTGGCCGGCACGGTGAAGAAGGAGAACTTCGTGTTCTGCGAGCCTGAAGGCGCGCCGAGCCTGAAGAAGAGCCTCGAACGCGGCGAGCCCGTGACGCTGAACAAGATCGACAATTTCGTCGATGGCGCCGCCGTTGCCCGCATCGGCGACCTGAACTTCAAGGCACTGAAGGATTTCCCGGCCGAGCAGGTGATGCTCATCCCGGAAAATGCGATCTGCGTGACGATCATCGAGATGCTGAACCTCGAAGGCGTGGTGCTGGAGCCTGCGGGCGCCCTGTCCATCGCCGCGCTGGAAAAGCTCGGTCGCGAAAGGCTGGAAGGTAAAACGGTCATCGCCGTGGTCTCCGGCGGCAATTTCGATTTCGAGCGCCTGCCGGACGTGAAGGAACGCGCCATGCGTTACACCGGCGTGAAGAAATACTTCATCCTGCGTCTGCCGCAGCGCCCCGGCGCGCTGCGCGATTTCCTCAACCTGCTCGGCCCGGATGACGATATCGCCCGTTTCGAATATCTGAAGAAATCGGCCCGCAATTTCGGCTCGATCCTGATCGGCATCGAAACCAATGCGCAGGAAAACTTCGCGGGGCTTCTGGAGCGCTTCGAGGCGGCCGGTCTCGGTTATGAGGATATTACCGAAAACGACATCCTGTCGAACCTGATCATCTGA
- a CDS encoding HlyU family transcriptional regulator produces the protein MASFFSKILSVFGSGQPSSDAPQKVAQAEPHAHGDYLIYATPIKEGGQFRLAGRIEKKAGDEVLVHEFVRADVFTSLDDAVEFTIRKAKLIIDQNGASLFPGK, from the coding sequence ATGGCATCGTTTTTTTCCAAAATCCTCTCGGTCTTCGGCTCCGGTCAGCCGTCTTCCGACGCGCCGCAGAAGGTGGCGCAGGCCGAGCCGCATGCGCATGGCGACTATCTGATCTATGCGACCCCGATCAAGGAAGGCGGCCAGTTCCGCCTCGCGGGCCGCATCGAAAAAAAGGCCGGTGATGAAGTGCTGGTGCATGAGTTCGTGCGCGCCGATGTCTTCACCAGCCTGGACGATGCGGTGGAGTTCACGATCCGCAAGGCGAAACTCATCATCGATCAGAACGGCGCATCGCTTTTCCCAGGAAAATGA
- a CDS encoding GGDEF domain-containing protein, with the protein MQWANLALFLAEAVVYFSVMTAFLHYRHILGIGVFLTALGVMHFLETYLAAVLYVQLPFGVASPGSSILFAGKLMMILMLYMREDAAVVRQPIYGLFLGNILTVIIAQIVRFHETVAIVPGQSVSTGFLDEMGILMVWGTSLLYIDAIAIILFYEKLGRYLQRHIVLRFAICGVVVLSFDQAGFYGALRLLFNAPADVFYDGWKAKMAAVGIYSLLFATYLWLTSAKGRFLTRRSVADVFNDLTFRERYEELLSRSGRDMLTGVSDRARMELDAPSLVVECLEKQRPVSVLIVDIDNFKTVNDTFGHLQGDEILREFAAVLKRAVQPLGHLYRFGGEEFVALLPAMTHETALAFSAGLRAAVLADLQRPDGSPLTVSIGVATAFEDGQLFRALLSEADARLYAAKNNGRDQVHGRHGMWVG; encoded by the coding sequence ATGCAATGGGCAAATCTCGCCCTCTTTCTGGCGGAAGCCGTCGTCTATTTTTCGGTAATGACGGCATTCCTTCATTACCGGCATATTCTCGGCATCGGTGTCTTCCTCACCGCGCTGGGCGTGATGCACTTCCTGGAAACCTATCTGGCGGCCGTCCTTTACGTGCAGCTACCCTTTGGCGTGGCATCACCGGGCTCCTCGATCCTTTTTGCCGGCAAGCTGATGATGATCCTCATGCTCTATATGCGCGAGGACGCGGCCGTGGTGCGGCAGCCGATATATGGTCTGTTTCTCGGCAATATATTGACCGTCATTATTGCACAGATCGTCCGTTTTCATGAGACGGTGGCGATCGTTCCCGGCCAATCCGTCAGTACCGGCTTCCTCGATGAAATGGGCATCCTGATGGTTTGGGGAACCAGCCTGCTCTACATCGACGCCATCGCCATCATCCTGTTTTACGAGAAGCTTGGACGGTATCTGCAGCGCCATATCGTGCTGCGCTTCGCGATCTGCGGCGTCGTTGTCCTGAGCTTCGATCAGGCGGGTTTTTATGGGGCGCTGCGATTGTTGTTCAACGCACCTGCTGATGTCTTTTATGATGGCTGGAAGGCTAAGATGGCGGCAGTCGGCATCTATTCGCTGCTCTTTGCCACCTATCTCTGGCTGACATCGGCCAAGGGCCGCTTTCTCACACGCCGAAGCGTTGCCGATGTCTTCAACGATCTCACTTTCAGGGAGCGTTACGAGGAGCTTTTATCCCGCTCCGGGCGCGATATGCTGACGGGCGTATCGGACCGCGCCCGCATGGAACTCGATGCGCCCTCCCTCGTCGTGGAATGCCTGGAGAAACAGCGGCCGGTCAGCGTACTGATCGTCGATATCGACAACTTCAAGACCGTCAACGACACCTTCGGGCACCTGCAGGGCGATGAGATATTGCGGGAGTTCGCCGCAGTCCTGAAACGCGCCGTGCAACCGTTGGGACATCTCTACCGTTTCGGCGGCGAGGAGTTCGTGGCGCTCCTGCCGGCGATGACGCATGAAACGGCGCTGGCATTTTCGGCCGGTCTCAGGGCGGCGGTTCTTGCCGATCTGCAACGGCCGGACGGTTCGCCGCTGACCGTCAGTATCGGCGTCGCTACCGCCTTCGAGGATGGGCAGCTTTTCCGCGCGCTTCTATCGGAGGCTGATGCGCGGCTCTACGCGGCAAAAAATAACGGCCGGGACCAGGTCCACGGCCGTCATGGCATGTGGGTCGGCTGA
- a CDS encoding FMN-dependent NADH-azoreductase, with translation MSNILLITSSPRGDESISNKFSGELASKLKAKSASNTLVHRDLAADPIPHLDTVKTAAIRKPADQRTAEESVAADYSDKLVTELLAADTVVIGTGLINFNIYSGLKSWIDNVARAGQTFKYTETGPVGLATGKKVYIVLAAAGVYSEGPAVSMNHAVPYLKTVLGFLGMTDVEVIYVEGLAFGPEAVEKAVAAAEAKVEELAQAA, from the coding sequence ATGTCCAACATTCTGCTCATCACCTCCAGCCCGCGTGGCGACGAATCGATTTCGAACAAGTTTTCCGGCGAACTCGCCAGCAAGCTGAAGGCCAAGTCGGCTTCCAACACCCTTGTCCACCGCGATCTCGCCGCTGATCCGATCCCGCATCTCGACACCGTGAAGACCGCTGCGATCCGCAAGCCGGCCGACCAGCGCACGGCTGAAGAATCGGTTGCCGCCGATTATTCCGACAAGCTCGTCACCGAGCTTCTGGCCGCAGACACGGTCGTCATCGGCACCGGCCTCATCAACTTCAACATCTACTCCGGCCTGAAGTCGTGGATCGACAACGTCGCCCGCGCCGGCCAGACGTTCAAATACACTGAAACCGGACCGGTTGGCCTCGCCACCGGCAAGAAGGTCTATATCGTGCTTGCCGCCGCCGGCGTTTATTCCGAAGGTCCGGCCGTTTCGATGAACCACGCCGTTCCTTACCTCAAGACCGTTCTCGGTTTCCTGGGCATGACGGACGTGGAAGTCATCTATGTCGAAGGCCTGGCATTTGGTCCGGAAGCGGTCGAAAAGGCCGTTGCTGCCGCCGAAGCCAAGGTTGAAGAACTGGCGCAGGCCGCCTGA
- a CDS encoding LysR family transcriptional regulator, whose translation MDANPTLDQLQVFLTVAETGSFSAASRALNRAQSVVSYTIANLEAQLEVTLFERNGVRQPRLTDEGRAMLEDARRIVAGLQEMRARAKGLKQGLEAELSVAISTMVPAEAVVAVLRDFRQQFPTVTLSLNVGELGMVMEMVLSRKAGIGIGGAVLRQDDELVMEKVGHSFMLPVVAADHPLAQIERPVVLADVREEVQLVVTDASGLTKGRDFNVLSYKTWRVSDIATKYQLIKGGLGWGGLPASIVRNDLTNGSLKALELEAYEQGEYPLFTLRRVDSPAGPAGQWLAESFQQRLSACPNHKDFNGMLEASKQRTMAVAAE comes from the coding sequence ATGGACGCAAACCCCACACTCGATCAATTGCAGGTGTTTTTGACGGTCGCCGAGACCGGTAGTTTCTCCGCCGCGTCGCGGGCGCTGAACCGCGCCCAGTCGGTGGTCAGCTATACCATCGCCAATCTCGAGGCGCAGCTTGAAGTCACCCTTTTCGAGCGCAATGGCGTGCGCCAGCCGCGACTGACGGACGAGGGCCGCGCCATGCTGGAGGATGCACGACGCATCGTCGCCGGCCTGCAGGAGATGCGCGCCCGTGCCAAGGGACTGAAGCAGGGGCTTGAGGCGGAGCTTTCCGTTGCCATCAGCACCATGGTGCCGGCGGAGGCCGTCGTGGCAGTGCTGCGGGATTTTCGCCAGCAATTCCCCACCGTTACGCTCAGCCTCAATGTCGGCGAGTTGGGCATGGTCATGGAGATGGTGCTTTCCCGCAAGGCCGGCATCGGCATCGGCGGGGCGGTGTTGCGCCAGGATGATGAACTCGTCATGGAAAAGGTCGGCCATTCCTTCATGTTGCCGGTGGTTGCGGCCGATCACCCGCTAGCGCAGATCGAGCGGCCGGTGGTTCTCGCTGATGTCCGCGAGGAGGTTCAACTCGTGGTGACGGATGCGTCGGGTCTGACCAAGGGACGGGATTTCAACGTGCTGTCCTACAAGACATGGCGCGTCAGCGACATCGCCACAAAATACCAGCTCATCAAGGGCGGCCTCGGCTGGGGCGGTCTGCCTGCTTCGATCGTGCGTAATGATCTCACCAATGGCAGCTTGAAGGCGCTTGAACTCGAGGCCTATGAGCAGGGCGAATATCCGCTCTTCACGCTGCGGCGCGTCGATTCACCGGCAGGACCCGCCGGCCAATGGCTCGCCGAATCCTTCCAGCAGCGCCTGTCCGCCTGCCCGAACCATAAGGATTTCAACGGGATGCTGGAGGCGAGCAAGCAGAGGACAATGGCTGTCGCCGCGGAGTGA
- a CDS encoding bifunctional 2',3'-cyclic-nucleotide 2'-phosphodiesterase/3'-nucleotidase, producing MSSLLALHPITRRSLLGGIAASSALVLLHPFAARAAANQAHLRIMETTDIHVHVFPYDYYADKPNDTMGLSRTASIIDKIRAEAGNSMLVDNGDFLQGNPLGDYIAYERGMKAGDKHPVINAMNVLGYDCGTLGNHEFNYGLDYMSNTLAGAGFPYVCANLTKGQLASDPKNDELFFKPYVILEKQIRDGGGVTSPVKVGIIGFVPPQIMMWDSKNLEGKAQTRDIVEAAKAWVPVMKEEGADIIIALSHSGIDGKGQTERMENASLYLAGVEGIDAIFTGHQHLVFPGPKTWDGIEGADAVKGTLMGKPAVMAGFWGSHMGLIDLLLEKDGKSWKIVDFTSEARPIYHRDDSRKIVADFTDKAEVLAAAKTDHEAALAYVRRPVGKTSAPLYSYFALVADDPSVQIVSNAQTWYIKDMLKEGQYKDLPVLSAAAPFKSGGRGGADYYTDVPAGDIAIKNVADLYLYPNTVQAVLINGAQVKNWLEMSAGMFNTVEAGAKDAPLLNADFPSYNFDVIDGVTYQIDISKPAKFDKDGKAVNPDSNRIVNLQFNGKPIDPEQKFVVVTNNYRASGGGKFPDIAADKVIFVAPDTNRDVIVRYIIDQGTINPSADANWSFAPVANTSAIFETGPKGRHYAAEIKGAKIEDAGDGAEGFAKFRLVL from the coding sequence ATGTCGTCGCTTCTCGCTCTCCACCCCATCACTCGCCGTTCGCTTCTCGGCGGTATCGCGGCCTCCTCGGCACTGGTGTTGCTGCATCCCTTTGCCGCCCGTGCGGCGGCCAATCAGGCGCATCTGCGCATCATGGAAACGACTGACATCCATGTTCACGTCTTTCCCTATGATTATTACGCCGACAAGCCGAACGACACGATGGGACTTTCGCGCACCGCCTCGATCATCGACAAGATACGCGCCGAGGCCGGAAACTCGATGCTGGTGGATAATGGCGACTTCCTGCAGGGCAATCCTCTCGGTGACTATATCGCCTATGAGCGCGGCATGAAGGCCGGCGACAAACATCCCGTCATCAACGCCATGAACGTGCTGGGCTACGATTGCGGCACGCTAGGCAACCACGAATTCAATTACGGTCTCGACTATATGTCGAACACGCTGGCGGGCGCTGGTTTTCCTTACGTCTGCGCCAACCTCACCAAGGGCCAGCTCGCTTCCGATCCGAAAAACGACGAGCTGTTCTTCAAGCCTTATGTCATTCTGGAAAAGCAGATCCGCGATGGCGGCGGCGTGACGAGCCCGGTCAAGGTCGGCATCATCGGCTTCGTGCCGCCGCAGATCATGATGTGGGATTCCAAGAACCTCGAAGGCAAAGCCCAGACGCGCGACATCGTCGAGGCCGCGAAAGCCTGGGTGCCTGTCATGAAGGAAGAAGGCGCCGATATCATCATCGCCCTTTCCCATTCCGGCATTGACGGCAAAGGCCAGACGGAGCGCATGGAAAACGCCTCGCTTTATCTGGCGGGCGTCGAAGGCATCGACGCGATCTTCACCGGTCACCAGCATCTTGTCTTCCCCGGCCCGAAGACCTGGGACGGCATCGAGGGTGCGGATGCGGTCAAGGGCACGCTGATGGGCAAGCCGGCAGTCATGGCCGGTTTCTGGGGTTCGCATATGGGTCTCATCGACCTCTTGCTCGAAAAGGATGGCAAGAGCTGGAAGATCGTCGATTTCACCTCCGAGGCCCGGCCGATCTATCACCGCGACGACAGTCGCAAGATCGTCGCCGATTTCACCGACAAGGCGGAGGTTCTCGCCGCCGCCAAGACTGACCACGAGGCAGCGCTTGCCTATGTACGCCGTCCCGTCGGCAAGACATCCGCCCCGCTCTATTCCTATTTCGCGCTGGTGGCTGACGATCCGTCCGTGCAGATCGTCTCCAATGCCCAGACCTGGTACATCAAGGACATGCTGAAGGAAGGGCAATATAAGGACCTGCCGGTGCTCTCTGCGGCGGCGCCCTTCAAGTCCGGCGGTCGCGGCGGCGCGGATTATTATACCGATGTCCCCGCTGGTGACATTGCCATCAAGAACGTTGCCGACCTGTACCTCTATCCCAATACGGTGCAGGCGGTGCTGATCAACGGCGCGCAGGTCAAGAACTGGCTGGAAATGTCCGCGGGCATGTTCAACACGGTCGAGGCCGGTGCCAAGGACGCGCCGCTGCTGAACGCCGACTTCCCGTCCTATAATTTCGATGTCATCGACGGTGTCACCTATCAGATCGACATTTCCAAGCCGGCGAAATTCGACAAGGACGGCAAGGCCGTCAATCCCGATAGCAACCGCATCGTGAACCTTCAGTTCAACGGCAAGCCGATCGATCCCGAACAGAAATTCGTGGTCGTCACCAACAATTACCGGGCAAGCGGCGGCGGCAAATTCCCCGATATCGCAGCGGACAAGGTGATCTTCGTGGCGCCCGACACCAATCGCGACGTGATCGTGCGCTATATCATCGACCAGGGCACCATCAATCCGTCCGCGGATGCCAACTGGTCCTTCGCACCGGTGGCCAATACCTCGGCAATCTTCGAGACCGGTCCCAAGGGACGCCACTATGCGGCGGAGATCAAGGGCGCGAAAATCGAGGATGCCGGCGACGGTGCGGAAGGTTTCGCGAAGTTCCGCCTGGTTCTCTAG
- a CDS encoding PilZ domain-containing protein yields the protein MTNNLNMATRSAVRSKTRIFATVHYFSQSTRGRVVDLSATGMALELDGPFAAAKGSRVKVQSDDLGFIEGVVQWQHQNRLGLQLKLSTNTLAQLSSYFRFFHEEVKPTLAR from the coding sequence ATGACAAACAACCTCAATATGGCGACCCGCAGCGCAGTCCGCAGCAAAACGAGAATCTTCGCGACGGTGCATTATTTCAGCCAGTCTACCCGAGGCCGTGTGGTTGATCTTTCCGCCACCGGAATGGCGCTTGAACTGGACGGGCCTTTTGCCGCCGCCAAGGGCAGCCGGGTCAAGGTGCAGAGCGACGATCTGGGCTTTATCGAGGGTGTGGTGCAGTGGCAGCACCAGAACCGCCTCGGACTGCAGCTGAAGCTTTCCACCAACACGCTAGCGCAGCTCTCCTCCTATTTCCGCTTCTTCCATGAAGAAGTGAAACCGACGCTCGCCCGCTGA
- a CDS encoding DUF1203 domain-containing protein — protein MTDLVFTAMPAKEAEAFRAGSPDAYGRMPEKAVSPGGMPCRHCLSQIDESEAMLILAYRPFPSLQPYAETGPVFLHAEACERYPQTAAIPPMLDSPDYIVRGYGADDRIVYGTGAVTATGEIVSRARQLLARADVAYVHVRSARNNCYQCRIDTA, from the coding sequence ATGACCGATCTCGTCTTTACTGCAATGCCGGCTAAGGAAGCAGAGGCCTTCCGGGCAGGCTCCCCCGACGCCTATGGAAGGATGCCGGAAAAGGCCGTTTCGCCGGGCGGCATGCCCTGTCGCCACTGCCTGTCCCAGATCGATGAAAGCGAAGCGATGCTGATCCTCGCCTACCGGCCTTTTCCCTCGCTTCAACCCTACGCGGAAACCGGGCCGGTATTTCTGCATGCGGAAGCATGCGAGCGCTATCCGCAGACCGCGGCTATTCCGCCGATGCTGGACAGCCCGGATTATATCGTGCGCGGATATGGGGCCGACGATCGCATCGTCTACGGCACCGGCGCGGTGACTGCGACGGGCGAGATCGTGTCACGCGCGCGGCAACTTCTGGCGCGTGCGGATGTCGCTTATGTACATGTGCGCTCCGCCCGTAACAATTGCTATCAGTGCCGTATCGATACAGCATAA
- a CDS encoding DUF4344 domain-containing metallopeptidase yields the protein MLRRFLAAVPLAFVSLTAPIEVNAQVASGLDGLSDDQLQQSVNFVIGNAIFSLYHEGARMLISDFGTAETASVQAPADQLAGTLILQANEEWLDTALVNATDSWYLAREAETLPEHEAPVFSALVPDRSRDRNMACLMVGRDKDGYGDLAAMMGLANTEFDKCAAAYPGVASAWENFLAPHRSQTPSKFSVSYVPPRDPELEPYAIMVKESKILDLISRSFSGYGLKGDVKLTAKSCGRPDVYWSAEKREITYCYELGKFQAELIADHLLNSVTEDKGAAGGQIPTAVNLEREI from the coding sequence ATGTTGCGTCGTTTTCTGGCCGCCGTTCCGCTGGCTTTTGTTTCGTTGACGGCTCCGATCGAGGTGAATGCGCAGGTTGCCTCCGGTCTTGATGGCCTGTCCGACGATCAGCTGCAGCAGTCGGTCAATTTCGTCATCGGCAACGCGATCTTCTCGCTCTATCACGAGGGCGCGCGCATGCTGATTTCGGATTTCGGGACAGCGGAGACGGCAAGCGTCCAGGCCCCGGCCGATCAGCTGGCGGGCACGCTCATCCTGCAGGCCAATGAGGAATGGCTCGATACCGCGCTCGTCAACGCCACCGACAGCTGGTATCTGGCGCGCGAGGCGGAGACCTTGCCCGAGCATGAGGCTCCGGTGTTTTCCGCGCTGGTGCCGGATAGAAGCCGCGACCGCAACATGGCCTGCCTGATGGTGGGCCGCGACAAGGATGGTTATGGCGATCTCGCCGCGATGATGGGGCTTGCCAATACCGAATTCGACAAATGCGCCGCCGCCTATCCGGGCGTTGCTTCTGCCTGGGAGAATTTCCTCGCGCCTCATCGCAGCCAGACACCCTCGAAATTTTCCGTCAGCTACGTGCCGCCGCGCGACCCGGAACTTGAGCCCTATGCCATCATGGTCAAGGAATCGAAGATTCTCGATCTCATCAGCCGCAGTTTCAGCGGTTATGGCCTGAAGGGCGATGTCAAGCTGACGGCCAAGTCCTGCGGCCGTCCCGACGTCTACTGGTCGGCTGAAAAGCGCGAAATCACCTATTGCTACGAGCTTGGTAAATTCCAGGCGGAGCTGATCGCCGATCATCTCCTGAACAGCGTCACGGAAGACAAGGGCGCGGCCGGCGGGCAAATTCCTACAGCCGTCAATCTGGAACGCGAAATCTGA